DNA from Flavobacterium aestivum:
ACAACCAATTCCGAGTCCTAAGCAAGTAACGACAATAGTTTGTGCAATATCCGGAGTATTATTTAATTCTAAATTTAAATCCTTGTATTCAAAATCACTTTGTTTTGTCAAAGTAATTCTATTTCCCTCGAACTGTGATGTTACCCCCATTTGTTTATAAATCTCAACCAAAGCTGAATCTCCTTGTAAACTTGTTTCTTTATAACTTGTTAAAGAAACAGTAGCTGTTTCGGCCAGAGCTACTAAACTATAAAAATAAGATGCAGAACTCCAATCTGATTCTACTGTCATCACTTTAGTTTCTACTTCCTTCTTTGGATGTACTGTGATTACGTTTCCTTCAAAGCTAGTGGCTATGTTAAGATCATTCAACAACGCCAAAGTCATTTTGATATATGGAATAGAAGTTATTTCTCCAACTAAAGTCAGTTCGATACCATTCTCTAATTTTGGAGCTACCAATAACAATGCCGATATATACTGACTACTTACATTAGCAGGAATACTTACTTTGGAAGCAGTAATTTTTTGTCCCTTGATTCGAATTGGAGGGTAACCTTCTTCTTTTTCATAAGTAATCTGTGCCCCTAATTGTTGCAAAGCTTCTACCAATACTTTAATCGGACGTTCCTGCATTCTTGAAGAGCCGGTTAAAACTACTTCACGACCTTCACTTACCGCAAAATAAGCGGTTAGAAAACGCATTGCAGTTCCTGCATGATGAATATCTACAATTTCATCATTTCCTTTCAAGGCTTTTTGCATTACCTCACTATCATCTGAATTTGAAGTATTCTCTAAAATAATATTAGGAAATAACGCTTGAAGCAATAATAATCTATTGGTTTCGCTTTTGGAACCTGTAATTGCAATTTCAGCTTGTAAATTGTATTGGGAAGTCTGTGTCAGTAAATTCATTTAGGATGTATTGATGAGTCTTTTTTACAAATCTATTTTAAAAAAAGGATGTACCCAAGCTTTACGCTCACTTATAACATTATTTTAGTTTATCGTTGTTTTTGTGGCGGTCTTTATCTCGAACGGATTTCAAATCCATCTTTTTGTCAAAAGCAACTTGCAAATCAATCCCTGTTTGGTTTGCCAAACATAATACTACAAAAACAACATCAGCCAGTTCTTCTCCTAGATCTTTGTTTTTATCGCTTTCTTTCTCGGATTGTTCTCCATAACGACGGGCAATGATTCTGGCTACCTCACCAACTTCTTCGGTAAGCTGTGCCATATTTGTTAATTCGTTGAAATATCGAACACCGTGTTCTTTTATCCAAGTATCTACGTCTAGCTGGGCATTTTTTAGGTTCATGGTATATATTTTGTCACAAATATACTAAGACAAAAAGTGTTGTTATATTCTTTTAAGGCTATTTTCTCATTTTGTTTTTCATTTTTTTTGATAATACTCTTTCAAACCATCGTAAAATCAGTGGATAAAATCGCCGAATTTATTTCTTTTGTGATTGAGATTTGGACTTTGTTTCCTTCTGATAAAACATTCCCAATAAATACTAACAAAACATCCTACGTTTTGTCAGTTTGAAGTAACTCTATTATCATTTTATGCAATTCATTGGCTTCAAAAGGTTTGGACATATACTTATCTATTCCAATTGAAGTACATGCTTCAATAACTGGACTAGTTACTACAGCAGTTAATGCTATGATAGGAATATTTTTTTTCGTAACATCTTCCAAACTACGGATAGCTAATGTGGCTTCATACCCATTCATTTCAGGCATCATTAAATCCATTAGGATAATATCGAAACTTTCTTTTATAAGTGCTTCAACGGCTAATTTCCCATTATCAACAATTGTACAATCAAAATTAAATCTTTTTAGTACCGTTCGCACCAAAAGTTGATTGATACGATTGTCTTCTGCTACAAGCACTTTAATTTTTCCATCACTAACCGAAATTACCGATTGATCATTGTTAATAACTGGTTGTGAAACCGATGAATCAGAAGTATATTCTAAAAGAGGAATAGTTGTAGTGAATTTAGAGCCTAAACCAAGTTTACTTTTGACGTATATTTCACCGTTCATGATATTGATAATTTTCTTTGTTACGGCTAACCCTAATCCTGTACCGCCATATTTTCTACCAGTATCATTACTAACCTGGATAAAAGGGTTGAAAATGAAATTAATTTTGTCAGAAGGTATTCCTATCCCTGTATCCTTTACAGATATCTGAATAAAATGATATCCATTTTCTATTTTATCAACTCCTATTTTCAATCCTACCTTTCCCTTTGAATGATTAAATTTAATCGCATTACTAACTAAATTAAATAGTATTTGTGAGATCCTAATTGAATCCCCGATTAAACTTTTGGGAACATTTTTATCGATTGAAATATCAAAATCTATTTCTTTTTCAGTTATTTGAATTGAAAAAGTATTATAGATAAAATGCGTTACTTGCCTTAAATCAAACGGTTTTTCACTGAGTTTAATTTGTCCGGATTCAATTTTTAATAAGTCAAGAATATCATTTATGATAACCAGAAGGATATCTCCTGAGATTTTGATAGAATCTAATTGTTTTTTAGCCTCAGTATCTAAAGAAGTATTTTTCAATAATAGATTTGTAAATCCCAAAATCCCATTAAGAGGTGTGCGAATTTCATGACTCATATTTGACATGAATTCATCTTTCGCTCTTACCA
Protein-coding regions in this window:
- the aroA gene encoding 3-phosphoshikimate 1-carboxyvinyltransferase, whose product is MNLLTQTSQYNLQAEIAITGSKSETNRLLLLQALFPNIILENTSNSDDSEVMQKALKGNDEIVDIHHAGTAMRFLTAYFAVSEGREVVLTGSSRMQERPIKVLVEALQQLGAQITYEKEEGYPPIRIKGQKITASKVSIPANVSSQYISALLLVAPKLENGIELTLVGEITSIPYIKMTLALLNDLNIATSFEGNVITVHPKKEVETKVMTVESDWSSASYFYSLVALAETATVSLTSYKETSLQGDSALVEIYKQMGVTSQFEGNRITLTKQSDFEYKDLNLELNNTPDIAQTIVVTCLGLGIGCHLTGLHTLKIKETDRLEALRIELTKLGANISVTNDSLTLIATKDINQEIRIDTYNDHRMAMAFAPLGLKVPIVINNADVVSKSYPDFWNDLKSLGFIVVQKWSFT
- a CDS encoding ATP-binding protein gives rise to the protein MSKLKEILALVRSINGDEFHEQITDGDSLDDVYRELLFLSKKIESKKNRTDVIIDHISNCFAGDFFHQLPISEEQDELDVFCMGFNTYIEELKAVMVSRNLLEIINKKLVEEKEHSKQLVRAKDEFMSNMSHEIRTPLNGILGFTNLLLKNTSLDTEAKKQLDSIKISGDILLVIINDILDLLKIESGQIKLSEKPFDLRQVTHFIYNTFSIQITEKEIDFDISIDKNVPKSLIGDSIRISQILFNLVSNAIKFNHSKGKVGLKIGVDKIENGYHFIQISVKDTGIGIPSDKINFIFNPFIQVSNDTGRKYGGTGLGLAVTKKIINIMNGEIYVKSKLGLGSKFTTTIPLLEYTSDSSVSQPVINNDQSVISVSDGKIKVLVAEDNRINQLLVRTVLKRFNFDCTIVDNGKLAVEALIKESFDIILMDLMMPEMNGYEATLAIRSLEDVTKKNIPIIALTAVVTSPVIEACTSIGIDKYMSKPFEANELHKMIIELLQTDKT
- a CDS encoding nucleotide pyrophosphohydrolase, with amino-acid sequence MNLKNAQLDVDTWIKEHGVRYFNELTNMAQLTEEVGEVARIIARRYGEQSEKESDKNKDLGEELADVVFVVLCLANQTGIDLQVAFDKKMDLKSVRDKDRHKNNDKLK